The following proteins are encoded in a genomic region of Oncorhynchus keta strain PuntledgeMale-10-30-2019 chromosome 35, Oket_V2, whole genome shotgun sequence:
- the LOC118368909 gene encoding zinc finger protein 219-like isoform X1: MTEFTVAVQTPPLLAVRRRGNPQRLGGDTHRALKEAPSAKKLKHGIASHILLRMDSPPECVLALSCEPPQSPPTLPSLDHSPLASLHSCSQLSPLHSLLDLPVPLSPTALSHTPTSDTPDTTPYSPLSPFPLNHHNEEEDEERLSVPLSPTPAIALFPGGLREVCSPSLESSPPATPTSSAPLSGFGALELAMSSGQPGATCSDELDLQLFHKDGGCLSGSIPGVVGVSGGVAGLKFPCLVCGKKFRFQSILSLHARAHSLDRDRHASALYRTGTASSSIIGTGSKTQLKTHQNDKDVRQNHYIHRQSPPLSRSLTQGHRGEDRDREALEEALQMDHQILQQFLMDDSTQLTPLLTEEVPLSLSLTSPYSSCGLGGVGPTILEKATAVTAAAPAFRCHACKGKFRTASELSRHVRILHNPYKCTLCPFSASQEERLAAHLQDCHPSLSSLSLSPPVDLPTLPPYTPRHIPIVTTTTIIATPIPDAPLPTPTITPTTAPAPGASPLPAFCCETCGQRFTQSWFLKGHMRKHKDSLDHKCQVCGRGFKEPWFLKNHMKVHLNKLGLKAGLVGQVAPGAGAEQGGLKGSVTNQGLNALYSSLLLARGGGGGGGGRGGRGRGDRDGAGVSSKSAILGYLGLPSDGGASCMERLQAVAQVAEMGNGNGGGGGGGGRETTNGGDQIAMWQFVARSLVAAQQAQQQQHRATSRSTVVGESEQVRAYLGGLDPREEPSSSGAPWECPDCGKLFRSLQQVVAHARVHVQRPQKSHGHPPRHTGGGEEDGGGSRVAEGRGGGRGSSTERRQESKLQSGSQHQHQQAVVGGFHSVMSQFQGENGLSGSSSGSSVSSRERVRGTGVKDCPYCSKAFRSSHHLKVHLRVHTGERPYKCPHCDYAGTQSGSLKYHLQRHHREQRNTMGASSSTASSPGLTTASLGRGGAPQGEGREGMAKQRRPQSLNHSSATRGPEETPSSRHNQHQPWILGLPEQRDREHAKAMAGLREADLESQYRYLSGVMGALYQGGMEGGWTGESPTSTPTPTPPKVPKLSRRKPLTTSRMVPANGRERKGGGSAPRGSQEGGLLSQPLDLSRRPSPGLGGLEEDGVPGGGGGAGDTLNQCLFCPFRTSSAELMAMHLQVNHTSKSRRKRRAPIPTALGDHGPQRPPQPQADPNPLALWRYLSEAEDRAPLEEWASSRMERGRGRGTENGLTPEEGDLEGRYDHHHPEASNRASTTIRKKQSGLAGSRKLDEEEEEEEEEEEEEDLEGESISPGDSPREHGMRMSLTMSPSLGSDRLTRGEEGVMGD, translated from the exons agCACTAAAGGAGGCCCCCtctgccaagaaactgaagcaTGGCATAGCATCACACATACTACTG agAATGGATTCTCCTCCTGAGTGTGTGTTGGCTCTGTCCTGTGAGCCGCCCCAGTCACCCCCTACACTACCATCTCTGGACCACAGTCCCCTGGCCTCCCTTCACTCTTGCTCCCAACTCTCCCCTTTACACAGCCTCCTGGACCTGCCTGTCCCCCTCAGTCCCACAGCCCTATCCCACACCCCAACCTCCGACACCCCAGACACCACCCcctactcccccctctcccccttccccctcaaTCACCACAATGaagaagaggatgaagagaggctGTCAGTCCCTCTGTCCCCCACCCCAGCCATTGCTCTCTTCCCAGGGGGTCTCCGGGAGGTGTGTAGCCCCTCTCTGGAGAGCTCTCCTCCGGCCACTCCGACATCGTCAGCCCCTCTCTCAGGGTTCGGGGCCCTGGAGCTGGCTATGTCCTCCGGGCAGCCGGGTGCCACCTGTAGTGATGAGCTGGACCTCCAGCTCTTCCATAAGGACGGGGGGTGTCTGTCAGGATCAATTCCTGGGGTGGTGGGTGTTTCTGGGGGTGTGGCCGGGCTCAAGTTCCCCTGCTTGGTGTGTGGGAAGAAGTTCCGCTTTCAGAGTATCCTGTCGCTCCACGCCCGCGCTCACAGTCTAGACAGGGACCGCCACGCCTCAGCTCTGTACCGGACCGGTACCGCGTCCAGTAGCATCATTGGGACGGGATCCAAGACACAGCTCAAGACCCACCAGAACGACAAGGATGTCAGGCAGAACCACTACATCCACCGCCAGAGCCCCCCGCTGTCTAGATCTCTCACCCAGGGCCatagaggggaggacagggacagggaagcCCTAGAGGAGGCTCTCCAGATGGATCACCAGATCCTCCAACAGTTCCTGATGGACGACAGCACACAGCTGACCCCTCTGCTGACCGAGGaggtgcccctctctctctcgctcacctctccctactcctcctgCGGCCTGGGTGGTGTGGGTCCCACCATCTTGGAAAAAGCTACCGCCGTCACAGCGGCAGCGCCCGCGTTCCGCTGCCATGCCTGCAAAGGTAAATTCCGCACCGCCTCGGAGCTGTCTCGCCACGTCCGGATCCTCCACAACCCATACAAGTGCACCCTGTGTCCCTTCTCTGCCAGCCAGGAAGAGCGCCTGGCCGCACACCTCCAGGACTGccacccctccctgtcctccctgtccctctccccaccTGTGGACCTCCCCACCCTGCCCCCCTACACCCCCAGACACATCCCTATTGtaaccaccactaccatcatcgcCACCCCCATTCCAGACGCACCCCTGCCCACCCCCACTATCACCCCAACCACAGCCCCGGCCCCAGGGGCATCCCCTCTGCCTGCCTTCTGCTGTGAGACATGCGGCCAGCGCTTTACCCAGTCCTGGTTCCTGAAGGGCCACATGAGGAAGCACAAGGACTCTCTGGACCACAAGTGTCAGGTGTGCGGCCGTGGCTTCAAGGAGCCCTGGTTCCTCAAGAACCACATGAAG GTGCACCTCAACAAGTTGGGCCTGAAGGCCGGTCTGGTGGGGCAGGTGGCCCCTGGCGCCGGGGCTGAACAAGGAGGGCTCAAAGGCTCAGTCACCAACCAGGGCCTCAACGCTCTCTACTCCAGCCTCCTGCTGGctcgtggtgggggtggtggtggaggggggagaggcGGACGAGGAAGGGGCGACAGGGACGGCGCCGGAGTCTCTAGTAAATCTGCCATCTTAGGCTACCTGGGGTTGCCTAGCGACGGCGGCGCCAGCTGCATGGAACGACtccaggcagtggctcaggttgCGGAGATGGGGAACGGTaacgggggaggaggaggaggaggaggaagagagacaacaAATGGAGGAGACCAGATAGCCATGTGGCAATTTGTAGCTCGTAGCCTGGTAGCAGCTCAACaggcccagcagcagcagcaccgaGCCACATCCAGGAGCACCGTGGTGGGGGAATCTGAGCAGGTCAGGGCCTACCTTGGAGGTCTGGATCCCCGGGAGGAGCCGTCGTCTTCCGGAGCCCCATGGGAGTGCCCCGACTGTGGGAAGTTGTTCCGGAGCCTGCAGCAGGTGGTGGCGCACGCCCGCGTCCACGTCCAGCGGCCCCAGAAGAGCCACGGTCACCCCCCGCGCCACaccgggggaggagaggaggatggaggggggagcCGGGTTGCAGAAGgacgaggaggagggagaggaagtagTACTGAAAGAAGACAGGAGTCCAAACTTCAAAGCGGATCTCAGCATCAGCATCAACAAGCAGTAGTCGGAGGGTTCCACTCAGTGATGTCACAGTTCCAAG gagagAATGGTCTGTCTGGCTCTTCGTCAGGCTCTTCGGTGAGCTCTAGGGAGCGTGTGCGAGGCACGGGGGTGAAAGACTGCCCCTATTGCAGTAAAGCTTTCCGCTCTTCCCATCACCTTAAAGTGCATCTGAGAGTTCACACAG GGGAGAGACCGTATAAATGTCCCCACTGTGACTACGCTGGCACCCAGTCAGGCTCTCTAAAGTACCACCTCCAGAGGCACcacagagaacagaggaacacCATGGGAGCCTCTTCATCCACCGCCTCCTCACCAGGCCTCACCACCGCCTCCCTGGGCAGAGGAGGAGCTccacagggggaggggagggaggggatggccaagcAGCGCCGGCCCCAGAGCCTCAACCACAGCTCGGCCACTAGAGGCCCAGAGGAGACGCCTTCCTCCAGGCACAATCAGCACCAGCCCTGGATACTGGGCCTCCccgagcagagagacagggaacacgCGAAGGCCATGGCGGGACTGAGAGAGGCAGATCTGGAGAGCCAGTACCGGTATCTGTCCGGGGTGATGGGGGCTTTGTaccagggagggatggagggagggtggacgGGGGAGTCACCAACCTCCACCCCCACTCCAACCCCACCAAAGGTGCCCAAATTGTCCCGCCGCAAACCGCTCACCACCAGCCGTATGGTGCCAGCTAATGGGAGGGAGCGGAAGGGAGGGGGGTCAGCTCCTCGGGGTTCCCAGGAGGGAGGGTTGTTGTCCCAGCCCCTGGACCTCTCCCGCCGCCCCTCTCCTGGGCTCGGAGGTCTGGAGGAGGATGGAGTaccaggaggaggtggaggagcaggAGATACCCTCAACCAGTGCCTGTTCTGTCCCTTCCGCACCTCCTCGGCCGAGCTCATGGCCATGCACCTCCAGGTCAACCACACCAGCAAGTCCAGGCGTAAGAGGAGGGCCCCCATCCCCACCGCCCTGGGTGACCACGGGCCTCAGAGGCCTCCCCAACCCCAGGCCGACCCCAACCCCCTGGCCCTGTGGAG GTATCTGAGCGAGGCTGAAGACCGGGCCCCCCTGGAGGAGTGGGCCTCATccaggatggagagggggagggggagggggacggAGAACGGCCTCACACCAGAGGAAGGGGACCTCGAGGGTCGCTACGACCACCACCACCCCGAGGCTTCTAACCGGGCCTCCACCACAATCAGGAAAAAACAGAGTGGCCTCGCCGGTAGTAGGAAGttggatgaggaagaggaggaagaagaggaagaggaggaagaagaggatttGGAAGGGGAGAGCATTAGTCCTGGGGATTCTCCTAGAGAGCATGGGATGAGGATGTCTCTCACCATGTCACCTTCCCTCGGCTCTGACCGTCTAAccagaggggaggaaggagtgatgggggactaa
- the LOC118368909 gene encoding zinc finger protein 219-like isoform X2 translates to MTEFTVAVQTPPLLAVRRRGNPQRLGGDTHRALKEAPSAKKLKHGIASHILLRMDSPPECVLALSCEPPQSPPTLPSLDHSPLASLHSCSQLSPLHSLLDLPVPLSPTALSHTPTSDTPDTTPYSPLSPFPLNHHNEEEDEERLSVPLSPTPAIALFPGGLREVCSPSLESSPPATPTSSAPLSGFGALELAMSSGQPGATCSDELDLQLFHKDGGCLSGSIPGVVGVSGGVAGLKFPCLVCGKKFRFQSILSLHARAHSLDRDRHASALYRTGTASSSIIGTGSKTQLKTHQNDKDVRQNHYIHRQSPPLSRSLTQGHRGEDRDREALEEALQMDHQILQQFLMDDSTQLTPLLTEEVPLSLSLTSPYSSCGLGGVGPTILEKATAVTAAAPAFRCHACKGKFRTASELSRHVRILHNPYKCTLCPFSASQEERLAAHLQDCHPSLSSLSLSPPVDLPTLPPYTPRHIPIVTTTTIIATPIPDAPLPTPTITPTTAPAPGASPLPAFCCETCGQRFTQSWFLKGHMRKHKDSLDHKCQVCGRGFKEPWFLKNHMKVHLNKLGLKAGLVGQVAPGAGAEQGGLKGSVTNQGLNALYSSLLLARGGGGGGGGRGGRGRGDRDGAGVSSKSAILGYLGLPSDGGASCMERLQAVAQVAEMGNGNGGGGGGGGRETTNGGDQIAMWQFVARSLVAAQQAQQQQHRATSRSTVVGESEQVRAYLGGLDPREEPSSSGAPWECPDCGKLFRSLQQVVAHARVHVQRPQKSHGHPPRHTGGGEEDGGGSRVAEGRGGGRGSSTERRQESKLQSGSQHQHQQAVVGGFHSVMSQFQGERPYKCPHCDYAGTQSGSLKYHLQRHHREQRNTMGASSSTASSPGLTTASLGRGGAPQGEGREGMAKQRRPQSLNHSSATRGPEETPSSRHNQHQPWILGLPEQRDREHAKAMAGLREADLESQYRYLSGVMGALYQGGMEGGWTGESPTSTPTPTPPKVPKLSRRKPLTTSRMVPANGRERKGGGSAPRGSQEGGLLSQPLDLSRRPSPGLGGLEEDGVPGGGGGAGDTLNQCLFCPFRTSSAELMAMHLQVNHTSKSRRKRRAPIPTALGDHGPQRPPQPQADPNPLALWRYLSEAEDRAPLEEWASSRMERGRGRGTENGLTPEEGDLEGRYDHHHPEASNRASTTIRKKQSGLAGSRKLDEEEEEEEEEEEEEDLEGESISPGDSPREHGMRMSLTMSPSLGSDRLTRGEEGVMGD, encoded by the exons agCACTAAAGGAGGCCCCCtctgccaagaaactgaagcaTGGCATAGCATCACACATACTACTG agAATGGATTCTCCTCCTGAGTGTGTGTTGGCTCTGTCCTGTGAGCCGCCCCAGTCACCCCCTACACTACCATCTCTGGACCACAGTCCCCTGGCCTCCCTTCACTCTTGCTCCCAACTCTCCCCTTTACACAGCCTCCTGGACCTGCCTGTCCCCCTCAGTCCCACAGCCCTATCCCACACCCCAACCTCCGACACCCCAGACACCACCCcctactcccccctctcccccttccccctcaaTCACCACAATGaagaagaggatgaagagaggctGTCAGTCCCTCTGTCCCCCACCCCAGCCATTGCTCTCTTCCCAGGGGGTCTCCGGGAGGTGTGTAGCCCCTCTCTGGAGAGCTCTCCTCCGGCCACTCCGACATCGTCAGCCCCTCTCTCAGGGTTCGGGGCCCTGGAGCTGGCTATGTCCTCCGGGCAGCCGGGTGCCACCTGTAGTGATGAGCTGGACCTCCAGCTCTTCCATAAGGACGGGGGGTGTCTGTCAGGATCAATTCCTGGGGTGGTGGGTGTTTCTGGGGGTGTGGCCGGGCTCAAGTTCCCCTGCTTGGTGTGTGGGAAGAAGTTCCGCTTTCAGAGTATCCTGTCGCTCCACGCCCGCGCTCACAGTCTAGACAGGGACCGCCACGCCTCAGCTCTGTACCGGACCGGTACCGCGTCCAGTAGCATCATTGGGACGGGATCCAAGACACAGCTCAAGACCCACCAGAACGACAAGGATGTCAGGCAGAACCACTACATCCACCGCCAGAGCCCCCCGCTGTCTAGATCTCTCACCCAGGGCCatagaggggaggacagggacagggaagcCCTAGAGGAGGCTCTCCAGATGGATCACCAGATCCTCCAACAGTTCCTGATGGACGACAGCACACAGCTGACCCCTCTGCTGACCGAGGaggtgcccctctctctctcgctcacctctccctactcctcctgCGGCCTGGGTGGTGTGGGTCCCACCATCTTGGAAAAAGCTACCGCCGTCACAGCGGCAGCGCCCGCGTTCCGCTGCCATGCCTGCAAAGGTAAATTCCGCACCGCCTCGGAGCTGTCTCGCCACGTCCGGATCCTCCACAACCCATACAAGTGCACCCTGTGTCCCTTCTCTGCCAGCCAGGAAGAGCGCCTGGCCGCACACCTCCAGGACTGccacccctccctgtcctccctgtccctctccccaccTGTGGACCTCCCCACCCTGCCCCCCTACACCCCCAGACACATCCCTATTGtaaccaccactaccatcatcgcCACCCCCATTCCAGACGCACCCCTGCCCACCCCCACTATCACCCCAACCACAGCCCCGGCCCCAGGGGCATCCCCTCTGCCTGCCTTCTGCTGTGAGACATGCGGCCAGCGCTTTACCCAGTCCTGGTTCCTGAAGGGCCACATGAGGAAGCACAAGGACTCTCTGGACCACAAGTGTCAGGTGTGCGGCCGTGGCTTCAAGGAGCCCTGGTTCCTCAAGAACCACATGAAG GTGCACCTCAACAAGTTGGGCCTGAAGGCCGGTCTGGTGGGGCAGGTGGCCCCTGGCGCCGGGGCTGAACAAGGAGGGCTCAAAGGCTCAGTCACCAACCAGGGCCTCAACGCTCTCTACTCCAGCCTCCTGCTGGctcgtggtgggggtggtggtggaggggggagaggcGGACGAGGAAGGGGCGACAGGGACGGCGCCGGAGTCTCTAGTAAATCTGCCATCTTAGGCTACCTGGGGTTGCCTAGCGACGGCGGCGCCAGCTGCATGGAACGACtccaggcagtggctcaggttgCGGAGATGGGGAACGGTaacgggggaggaggaggaggaggaggaagagagacaacaAATGGAGGAGACCAGATAGCCATGTGGCAATTTGTAGCTCGTAGCCTGGTAGCAGCTCAACaggcccagcagcagcagcaccgaGCCACATCCAGGAGCACCGTGGTGGGGGAATCTGAGCAGGTCAGGGCCTACCTTGGAGGTCTGGATCCCCGGGAGGAGCCGTCGTCTTCCGGAGCCCCATGGGAGTGCCCCGACTGTGGGAAGTTGTTCCGGAGCCTGCAGCAGGTGGTGGCGCACGCCCGCGTCCACGTCCAGCGGCCCCAGAAGAGCCACGGTCACCCCCCGCGCCACaccgggggaggagaggaggatggaggggggagcCGGGTTGCAGAAGgacgaggaggagggagaggaagtagTACTGAAAGAAGACAGGAGTCCAAACTTCAAAGCGGATCTCAGCATCAGCATCAACAAGCAGTAGTCGGAGGGTTCCACTCAGTGATGTCACAGTTCCAAG GGGAGAGACCGTATAAATGTCCCCACTGTGACTACGCTGGCACCCAGTCAGGCTCTCTAAAGTACCACCTCCAGAGGCACcacagagaacagaggaacacCATGGGAGCCTCTTCATCCACCGCCTCCTCACCAGGCCTCACCACCGCCTCCCTGGGCAGAGGAGGAGCTccacagggggaggggagggaggggatggccaagcAGCGCCGGCCCCAGAGCCTCAACCACAGCTCGGCCACTAGAGGCCCAGAGGAGACGCCTTCCTCCAGGCACAATCAGCACCAGCCCTGGATACTGGGCCTCCccgagcagagagacagggaacacgCGAAGGCCATGGCGGGACTGAGAGAGGCAGATCTGGAGAGCCAGTACCGGTATCTGTCCGGGGTGATGGGGGCTTTGTaccagggagggatggagggagggtggacgGGGGAGTCACCAACCTCCACCCCCACTCCAACCCCACCAAAGGTGCCCAAATTGTCCCGCCGCAAACCGCTCACCACCAGCCGTATGGTGCCAGCTAATGGGAGGGAGCGGAAGGGAGGGGGGTCAGCTCCTCGGGGTTCCCAGGAGGGAGGGTTGTTGTCCCAGCCCCTGGACCTCTCCCGCCGCCCCTCTCCTGGGCTCGGAGGTCTGGAGGAGGATGGAGTaccaggaggaggtggaggagcaggAGATACCCTCAACCAGTGCCTGTTCTGTCCCTTCCGCACCTCCTCGGCCGAGCTCATGGCCATGCACCTCCAGGTCAACCACACCAGCAAGTCCAGGCGTAAGAGGAGGGCCCCCATCCCCACCGCCCTGGGTGACCACGGGCCTCAGAGGCCTCCCCAACCCCAGGCCGACCCCAACCCCCTGGCCCTGTGGAG GTATCTGAGCGAGGCTGAAGACCGGGCCCCCCTGGAGGAGTGGGCCTCATccaggatggagagggggagggggagggggacggAGAACGGCCTCACACCAGAGGAAGGGGACCTCGAGGGTCGCTACGACCACCACCACCCCGAGGCTTCTAACCGGGCCTCCACCACAATCAGGAAAAAACAGAGTGGCCTCGCCGGTAGTAGGAAGttggatgaggaagaggaggaagaagaggaagaggaggaagaagaggatttGGAAGGGGAGAGCATTAGTCCTGGGGATTCTCCTAGAGAGCATGGGATGAGGATGTCTCTCACCATGTCACCTTCCCTCGGCTCTGACCGTCTAAccagaggggaggaaggagtgatgggggactaa